In Rhineura floridana isolate rRhiFlo1 chromosome 6, rRhiFlo1.hap2, whole genome shotgun sequence, one genomic interval encodes:
- the LOC133386729 gene encoding uncharacterized protein LOC133386729 — MAIKKVAENLEITMFQKIMDEIEIMKIDLSKMKQEIKDIRVPVREVTLEGVPVREEIPEIGTGVPVREVTLETGIGVPVREEIPEIGTNVEQEQDLESMDFRNKIYCLELNVISEEMNEDSRDKVINGMDNLLDWNDVMEPNIEKIYGINCSHVTMEKLLRDDPVYFEKKNRDMILQQYFSNLFRMDGKKIFGIEVIPIRLLLYDYGFDSKIIMEY, encoded by the coding sequence atggcaattaagaaagtggctgaaaatctggaaataactatgtttcagaaaataatggatgagattgagataatgaaaattgatttgagtaaaatgaagcaggagattaaagatataagggtccctgtgagagaggtgaccctggaaggggtccctgtgagagaggagatcccggagattggaacaggggtccctgtgagagaggtgaccctggagactggaataggggtccctgtgagagaggagatcccggagattggaaccaacgtggaacaggaacaagatttggagtctatggactttagaaataaaatctattgtttggaactcaatgttatctctgaagaaatgaatgaagattctagagataaagttatcaatggcatggataatcttctggactggaatgatgtgatggagcccaatatagagaaaatctatggaattaactgcagccatgtgacaatggaaaaacttttaagagatgacccagtgtattttgaaaaaaagaacagagatatgattttacagcagtatttcagcaacctattcagaatggatggcaagaaaatatttgggatagaggtaatccccatcagactcttactatatgactatggctttgacagcaagattattatggaatactga